The Oryza brachyantha chromosome 7, ObraRS2, whole genome shotgun sequence genomic interval aatcaTCCTCCTTGCCTTGTTAGAGAGAAGGTCATGACAGTGCCCAGGAAAGCAGCTCAGCGCCATCTCAGAAGAATGGATAAAGCTGAAAAGGCAGCTCAATTAGAAAAGGTTTTATTTCTTGTGTTATTCATGTCCTTCATAATTTGCCTTATTCTAATATGTACCTCTTATTCTAACATGTACGTGTGTTGTCATGCAGAATATTGAAAGTGAATTGAAGGAACGGCTGAAGAAAGGTGTCTATGGTGACATCTATAATTATCCGTTCAAAGAGTTTGACACTATTCTTGAGATGGAAAAAGATGATTTAGCTActgaggaagaggaagaagtaAGGATTGTTACTGAGACTGAGTGCAGACTTGCTCATCTTACTTTTCATGAACTAGTCCATGTAATCGTTGATTCACTTGTCAATACAGGAAGAGGTGGAAGAGTATGTTGAAGGTGATGCGATGGATGACATTGAAGATATGGAAGACTTTGAAGGCCTCCCTGATGGTGATGATGGTAATGACTTCCGTTTGTATTGATTTAACTTCAACATATTTCAGAGTACCATGATGAtgtaaagtaaattttaatatgCCTTGGCTAGCTAATATGTTACATATGTTGTATTTTTATCAGGCAAAAAAGGTTAATAGCCTGTGATTTCCAATTTGACCTTCACTGAGAAAAATCTGAAATGATGGCAGGTGACTCTGATGAAGATGATCTTTCAGATGAACCAGTAGCTAAGAAATCCAAAGGGACAGGTTCTGATCTGAGATCAAATATAgggaaaaaatcaaagaagatTATCACTGAGGTGAAGCAACCATCACAATCTCAGTATTCTTTCTTGAATACTTATACATTTGTTACTCCCATTACACGTATCTCTCTTGTTGATAATAGCATATATTGATCTCAAGGACATTATACAGCCCTTGAGATTTTGTTATTCCTTAATGTTAGTATGACAAAACTAGTTCCTAATGAAAAGTTGCCATGATGCGTACTTTATTTACAACTCTTTTGTTAcacaaaacataaatttggtGTGTTGAATTACTCTTTTTCCTCTGTGGTAATTTGTAATTTCTTGTAGTTTATTACAAGTAGGATAATTCCTCGCtcattatagtttgttttttccttgtaTGGAACAGGTGGAGGATGAGGACACGGGCATCAAAAGAAGGACGCGAATGTGAGTTGTGAGAGCACTGGCTTCAATTACAAGCCGTAGGTGCTGTCAATTTTTGCTGTACCTGCGATTCAGTATTAGTTGCTGACAAATCAAGATGAATTTTGGGTCGTTCAACAATTAGGTAAAGTCTTGTAAGAGCGAATTGCGGAAGATTGAAGATTATTACGTAGCAAGAATTTTATAGGGAAATGTTTGGACCAAGATGGCTGTATCTACGACCCAATTGGGCTCTGTGTCTGAAGAGGTGGCCTAGCCTACGGTCCAATATGAGCTATTGTTTTGCGTTATATACCTACATATAACCTGGGCCTGAAGCGGACATCTCTCACGTCAGGAAAAGGTGTAGATCACCGTTTGAGGTTTGGCACTCTGGTTAATCCACCCCTTGAGCTATTATTTTTCCATCTTGTGAActgtttttttcacttttgtgtCACGACTTGTGTCTAGTTTATATAGCTATGTATTGGTGAGGGTTGACAAAGGGAGAGGATTTTTGTGGACGCTCTCTCGCCCGATAGTCGTATGAACAAAACCATCCCAAAAAACATTCAGAGATAAATTAAACCGTACCCAAAAACAGGtcagggtttttttttaagatggcTTTGTAAAGTTTAGGGTGTTACAAAACCATCCCAAAAAACATCCAGAGATAAATTAAACCGTACCCAAAAACAGGCCAGGGTTTTTTTAGATGGTTTTGTAAAGTTTAGGGTGTTGTTTAGATGGTTTTAAAGCTTAAGGGGTGGATTATCCAGGGTGCCAAACCTCAGGGAGGTCATCTAAACTATTTCCCTCGCAtgacaaacaaaaatactcacgtcacaaacaaaaatagaacTATGATGATTAGGACAAACGCACATATGCGAGGTGATTAGGTGAATCTTTAAGCAATAATAAGGCTTAATGAAGTGTGCTAGGAAAATGGATCGTGCCATATGCTGATGGTAAATATGCTTGTGGCCACAACGTCCACTCATCATGTGAGGTTAATTTtcgttatttttttgcaataacatCGGATAAAATGCTCTCGTTTACGAATGGTTTGCTGAAggttgcaaatgaaaaataatttataaataaaatttttatatacgtattttttagtgaaatctaaaagctaagattgaaaaatagacttcggtgaaaaaacttaacaattaatttgaaatttaagattgaaaatttaactttaatctTGTAAGCGGAAAGATGACGGGAATTGATGATTCTATATCTATCATTTCAAATTACGAGGATGGTCTTTAAGCAGACCCGAGCCACCTTCCGACTGCCGGTGCAGTTTCTTTTACTATCATTACAAGGGCGCATAGAGTTTCTTTTACGATCATTCATTACAAGGGCGCATAGAGATTATTAATAGAAGGTTGTTCCAATTTTCAACCAGTCATTTggcttcaaatttaatatttataattaaaatatcaatcacatTTCCCTTTACGCCTACGTTGGTTTCTTCCCTTTCGATTCCAATGATCTGAAAAGAATCATCGCAGTTATCCTATAAGAGAAGGCTAATAATATGGCCACCAAACTAGCTATAAGTTATCCTATAagaaggctaataatatagccaacaaactcccatatactagttagctctttatcattaatatatgaccCACATGTTACTCTCACAGAATTTCTTAGTTTCTGTGTCCGAGTTGGCTCcaagcttatagcctgcttaCACTCTATCTCCTCCCCATAAGCACTTAGTTCCTGTGTCCGAACTGgcttacactctctcatcccctctcctccccatAAACATATAGCcggctattatacttgctctaatccTGGCTATCGTGGAATTGGCCAAGGAACCGTTAGTTACAATTGtattctaaaaacaaatgattccAAGGTTAACATCTGATTCTGATAGCATGATGCCATGATATTCACAAACAACAGAGGTAATGCCAAGTGGTCTCAGCCATGAAAAGGTAGGGTTAGCAGTAACATTCACAAACAACGTAGCTTCCAAAAAGCATGTCAAGGATTTCCCATAGGTTACTGTAAAAAATGTTTCCTGGGCTTCAGGGCAAGTAAATTTGAGATAACATTTCTGACTCGGGGCAGATTGTGAATGTAAGTTCTGCAGACATCTACACATGTTCAGAATGGAGGCAACGTGAAGCTGGACAAGAGTTGGAAAATGACGAATTCTAATTTCCTTTCCCTTGATTTCCGCACATATCATCTACTGACTCTAAACGAGCATGCACTGGCCCGATATCTGGGACCTCTTCAATAGCTTCCGCAGGCTGATGAGGAAGATAACTAGTTAGATTTCCACAAAGATCTCCAGAAGATGGTAAAGGTACGGGTAGAAATTCACCTGCAGATATTCTAGGAGGCACCATAGAAGGTAGTTGATGATCATAACAAGGCAAAACAGTTTGCCTGCCCAAGCTCCACATCTGAGGTATCTACACCATTGTAGAAACATCATATGTTTGATACCTCCAgtgcataaaaaaatgtaaatataaatagtttaatgcttcaaaagcaaataaaatggcaaaataaagttatttggTAGACTTGTTGCCAacaataaaaattgaaaaacctGATATTGCTTGTTTCTTTCATTCACACTATCTTAGGGAGAAAAGCTGGGTTTAAAGTTTACGTGTATACTCACCGTGGAAGGCGTTCTAGCAAATCTGTTTTAGGTGACTGCATTGCACGATCATACACAATCTCCGTTCTTTTTGCCACATCATCCCAACTATAAAGCTTTTTCATCTAGATGCAtattagaaacaactgaatcAATACAAACGAACTTGAATGTCACTTTACAACTAGAAGGAAAACGTAAAGCACAGACCCATAGCTGAAAGGGTCAACTGCAGATACACAGCAAGTTCATGTAACGTGTCAAGAGTTGAAACTCACTCGAAGATGCATAACTTGGGGATCTATGCCAGGAAGCATATCGATAGCTTTCTTGACAGCTCTTACCATATCTTCAGGAGCTGGTTCTGCAAGTACTACCATATCATCTGGTAGAAcctgaaaaggaaaaagagttATTTCACACTGAATCCAATCTTTCTAATTGACTATAATTCAGGGTTTTCTACAAGCACATACCTCTGGAACACCACCAACTCTTGTACTTACTGTCAACAATCCACAACTTGCTGCTTCCAAAATGGCTATGCAAAAGGCCTCTGTAAGTGAACTAAAATGCCAAAGATTAAATTTCAGCGTTAAATGGTTCATCCATATGTATGCAGGAGTTTtgcaataattaaaatatcatgctatttgtttgtttatatgTTTGTAATGATATTAGGGTATCATCACATGTATTATGAAATATGATATTAGATTTGAGAGGAGTTAGACAGTAAGCGGCCTTAGGTGTATCAAAAATCCCCAATGAAATAGAGGaactaagaaaataaaagattttgaCATAAACAATGACAACACAGAAATGCTACctgttcaaaaaaatatgaccTGATATCAGAACAGATCGTACTTGAGCATGAGGCACAGCTCCTAACATCTGAACTCTATCCTGAAGGGAAAACTTCTCCCTCATCTCTTCAAGTCGCACACGTTTTGGACCATCACCTCCAACAATAAAGCGAACCTGACAATCCGTGACTTGCTTATTTGATCAAATACAACCATATTTACTAAATCCCAAACAATGTAAACATTAACAGGATGGGAAAGTAACGATGCAATATGATGTGAGTCAACTTTAGTGTATTGCCATGCATTTATTTTATGACTAAGAATAAAAGGATGACAGTGATCAGGAAAATGTGATGCAGATATGATGTATAACAAATGATTCTACCACATCCGTAGTTCACCTTTTAATTTCATGTATGTATGACTCCAAAGAGTGCTATGGCTATGGCTCACCTTTGGAAATAGACGGCATACTTCTGGAATCACTTCGACAAGAAGATCAGCACCTTTTCGATATACTAATCTACTTATCACAACAATAACAATTTCATCACAGCTCAAGCGTTCAGGAGAGGGGGTGAACATTGCAGTATCGACTGCATTAGGAACCATGAAAACCTTCTGTGGAGATATCCCCGATCTCAGGACAGTATTCTCTTTGCTTGTGTGAGAGACACATATGGCCTGATCAATATCTGCAAGAGTAAACTGCAGCACCTTATTCATGTGAATGCTTCCAGCATCAGCAAAACCATAAAGCGAGTGATCTGTGAAGACAACTTTGTACCCCATCGTCCTAGCATGCATCAGTGCCTCATGGCACAATGTTGAGAAAGCCTGATGCCCATGCACAACAGAGATCTTCTCACGAATAAGAATGGTCCTTACGATAGGAAATGTCAAGAATAACGTAGGCAATGTATTCTGCATCAGGAATGGTTTCCATGGCACATAATAAACCTTCAAGCCACCTGTAACATATCGCACTCCAGAACGTTTCCGGTACGCATGTGTCATGACGACAACCTGtgaatcaaacaaacaaaaaaatgtttagaaCTCCCGCAACAAAACCAGTAGCGCTAATCTAGTACGTTGCATAGCTCTATCCATCATTTAACAACTGTGTCAAGATATCTACACGAAGCATCCTCAGATCTTTGTTGACAACTTAATTAACACTATCCAAAAAATAACTCTGACTACAACATGTAACCAGCGGCAGAATCAAGAGCATACTCATCCATGGATCCAGCATCCCTATGTATGTAACCATGAAAAAGAACAAGGCATTAAACAGATCATCCAGGGCATTAGGACCTTGTGGCCAAGCTTGAGGAGACACTGCGACAGATAATAGATGTGGCTTTCCACGCCGCCAAAATTTGGGAAGAAAAAATCTGACACCATCAAAACCCTGTGCTTTCTTCTCCCTTGCGCATCCATGGTGTGACCGTCCTGGAAACCTGAAATCCCCCGAAATAATCAAATGCAATCCGATGTAAGATAGATGGAACGGAGCAAGAGCAATTGCAAGGCTTCGAACCGAGGTGGAGGCCCCTCGAAACCCGATCGAGCGCGCGAGGAGACCAGGtcgggagggagggggggaggCGGCCGTCCACACCAGGGCTAttccccggcggcgcggggcggggACGACTCCGCCGAGTGGAGCGGAGAGGGAAGCGGCGggaggtcgacggcgaggggcGCGCGGATTatcgacggcgaggtggggaggagggccctcgccggcggcggcgggagagggagagggtggtggCCAAGGACTTCTTCATCAGATCCGTTCTTCGGTTAAAACCGAAGCCGGAAAAAACCAAGGGCACGTATCAGGTGGAAACCAACAAAGTTGTGCAAACCTGCAAACTCTCGATCAAGACGGGAGGTTCTCCATCCGATGGCTAGGGTCAGAGGTGCCCCAATTTTGCACTTAAGCGCCCGCCATTAGccatacttatattttttttgcaaatcacCCCCTAATCCCCAGCGTGCACGTTGCCTGTTTGCGAGCCGCGCCCCTTCGTTTATCCCGTCCCGTCTGTGAGTGACTGCCGCCGTCGTACGAGAGTCGCCGCCGACCTGGCCCTCAAGTCACAGCCGCACGCCAGCAAGTCAGCATGGAGTCCTCGCCTGCGACGCCATGAACTCCGGCACAAGCAGAATAGACAGAGGGGCTAGCGGGcagttttttacaaaattagcaCACCTCTGTTCCTAGCCATCGGATGGAGAACGTGTAGTCTTAATGGAGAGTTTGCAAGTTTACACAGCTTCCCTAGTTTCCACCTGATATGTTCCCAAAAACCAAACCAGTCGTTATTCGGTCTGGTTCGTCTCGAACAAATGAGCTCAAAAAGCATTTGTTTTCCCATTCGATAGTAGGGGCCCGTTTGGCACAGCTCTAGCTCCTAACTCCAATTTACTTGAAGCCGAAGTTGTACCAAACGGTACAGTTTCTACTTTTTTGTAGCGGAGCTGGCTGAGCTGCTCctaagggcctgtttgggagCACTCCAACTCCAGAAAATCAACTCCAGGATCAACAAATCCAAGATTTGCAACTTTAGGATTAGCAAATCTAGGATCCCGAGTACATGTTTGGTAAATTCGTGTATCTAGCTCTAGGAAAAGGAGAGCTTATTGAGATATGACTTTTTTGCCCTTTTACGATAGCGATTATGTATATTGGAGGGATCATGAAGATTAAGGAGATCTGTTCCGCCATCCATGGAGGGCCACCGATGACAACAGAAAGGGCGGCGCCATAGGGTTTGGCGGTCAGGGAAGGGACAGGTACTGTTCACGATGAATAGTACCCCATGAACAGTGACAACGGGGAGGGGAGGTTTTATTTTAACGAAGGGGTATGTGTGTAATGGTTGGTATTGGTGGGTAATTACCCCTCAACTCCATGTTTAGATTGATAAGATTGGTTTTTGGAGCACCCCTTGAGGAGCTCCAGGAAAAATATGGAGTTGGCCTCCAACTCCaggatttttttggatttggaGTTTCTAGAGTTGGACGCGTTTGGCAGAAAAAGGTTAGAGCAGAATTAAAAATGTTGGAGTGGAGCTGTgccaaacatgccctaaaaaatgaactacaggGATGGAGCTGAGTTTTTGCTGCTCCACAGCTCCACTCCACGTCAAAAAGACACACTACCCTTTgttactttattataattacTCAAATTTGCCACTCATGtagtactatatattattactaaacatttatattatatgttaactgtcatatatgattttgtaaCCATATAGTTGtgtttttcaaattaaaaaaataatcggtatttaattatatgaaaaagaaatataattgaATTATGGCTTAATCGTGACTCCATATGATCCACAAAGATATTATTGTCAATATACTAGGTATCCTCTCTTTTCGGAGTTCTGGAGCAAACCAAGCTAGCCAAACAGTTTTGATCAGCTCTCCAGCTCTCATTGAAGTTGGAGTTTGGAGTTAGGATCTGGAGTTCAGAGCTCTATCAAACGGGccctagatttttttttaggttGTGTTGTTTTAGTTTGATTACTTCTAGGCgtttgtgtttgtgtgtattttttgaaggtttattttttataaaatatttataaagaagtttatcatcttatctttgtgattattaaatttatattagctaaatttatcttttatactATGTACGAAAAAATcaagtattttttatcttttatcttcgtCAGTAAAAGAACATAAGCCTAGTAATATTTTAACACAGAAGAAATAGCTAGcattaaaataattagaaataaatatcGGGTATCTGACGAAGCTACTAAAGTAGTAGATAGAATAGTCATATATCTTATTATTCTTATCAATAAAATACGAACAAAAGAGAATGTTTCCCTATCTACAGCGGAATGGAAGACATCTAATCCAtttagaattttcttttaattacATAAACGACCCtaggagaagaagagaagttTTGTCGAAGCAAATAAATAATCGGTTTGTTTGGCACACCAAGCTAAGAAGTTGTTTACCTGTTTGCTTTTTTTCAAGCTAGAGAGAAACTATTCAAGCGAGACGAGCCTGCCAAAACAAGCAAGTTGCTAGtaaatatttctttcaaaCATTTTACGGTCAGTAGTTTGTAGAAACAGACTAAGGCCTTCTTCCGTATGCTCATTTTCAATCCAGGCTAGGAACCTTTTCCAGGCCAGGTTTGAATGGATCTAGGTGAATTCACTGGAAGTCAATCCACTCCTTTTGTTAATCCACCtctttaaagaaaaaagtgCATTCGGTTCGAGGTAGAATGAAGCCATTCAAACTTTATTGTCTTACACGCCCACTATACTTCAGACTAAAACTAATAAAAGCAAAACACCAAACAACAGTACACTAAGACCCCGTTCGTTTTCatatactttttttagtccatgtcgaatgtttggatactaattagaagtattaaatatagactattaataaagcTCACCCCATACTccggactatttcgcgagacgcatctattgaacctaattagtccatgattagcgaatgtgatgcgaCGGTGAAcctttgctaatcgtggattaattaggcttaaaaaatttgtttaatgaaatagcctttatttatgcaattagttgtattatcagtctatatttaatactcttaattaacgtccaaacatctgatgtgacaagaactaaaaaaaagtccctggatccaaacatTTCCTAACTCCCCTTGCTACTGTGAGTTGGGATCAAAGGTGAAATATGGTAATACCATTACACCTAACCTTTGGTGATGCTAGGTCATTTCATTTCTCAGTCAAATTAAAGCAGCCTCTAAGTCATCTTCGCAGGCACACAAAAAGACTTCTCTATTTGTTGAGGTCTTAAAAACTACATAAACATGTGTCTTCTCTTGTTTGGTAACATCCATTGAGCTCAACATAGACACACACTTCTTGACAGAATGATCTGCTACTTATGAACATTCCTTCTCTCTAGTTGCAACTTCTTCATCGCCTTGTTTACTCCTCATCTCAAGGTATCGCTCCGTCATGCTCTCCACTCTTGAATTCTTACTAGTCTTCTTATCTTCTTTTTGCTGTCTCCTCTTTGCTATTAAAGCCTGTCTTCTTCGCTCTTCAGTCACAATTCTTGAAGCTTTAGCTtgagtttctttctctctcggGTTTCTTTGGTCTTCAAGCAGCACAACATATGTTTCTTCCACTCTTGAGTTTCTTTGGTCTTCGAGCAACACAACATCATCTTGCTATTGACTATCATCTTCCAATTCTTGTACTAGCCTCAGCGGTTCCTCATCTTCCATTGGATCAAGGGAGGTGCAGTTGTATTTTCCCTCAGCAAGATAGCCTATGTAAGAACAAGGAAACAGTATACGGTTTAAATTGCTAATTTTAGTGGGGGTGAATTcaacatgtattaaaatactactacctccgtttcataatgtaatactttctattgcctagattcatatggatgctaatgaatctagacatatatacaactactatatattgatcaatagatgTATCTAGGAAtagctaaaaaatcttataatatgaaacgaaggaaGTATAACATTATACCCATTTCAAGTGTAAGGCCAAAGTGGAGCAGTAAGAACTCTTCACAGCTGTACTACTCAACCCCAACAAATTTATTACTGATTGAGTTAGTTGAATGAAAGGCATGTAGAAAGGAACTAGATAGAAGAGGACAATGCAAAATTGAAGgaacaaaattaaaagaagGAAATTTGCTGCTGCATatttgcatgcaatgcaacaaCATAATCTCAATCTCAATCACAAATTATTTGTATACCTTTCACCCACACAATAAGTCACCTATTTCAATTTAACCATAATTAATTACCTTCAAAAGAAATTCCACATCTCCTGCCCAAAAGTATGATTTTGCTTACTGAAACTGGACTGGTTATACATGTTGGAAATGTAGGAAATAGACAACAGAAACTTACCGTCATATAGCTCACCAAGTGCATCATACAAGGGAAAGTTGGTCTTGTTGTGAAACTTTTTGATCTTTGGGAATGTCTGCACATGCAAAACGAAAATCACAAATCATTGTATGGCATCAAAGAAATCACAGATCACATGCAAAGGAAGATATTGATCACAAATCCACTTACAATTTGCAAGTTATTTGCCACATAGCTGGCGATCCCTCGACCATGCATCTCTTCTCGTTCAAAGAAGACCCGCTTTGTTGTCTGACCGCTTTCAACATTGTGTAATCTCTTTTCAGTTAACTCTCCTTCTCTTGAACTTGACTTTTGGTGAATGATACGTATTTGTTTCATGTGTGGAATTCCTTCACCATTCTATTCCATCCTTCAGTGTTCCAACCATTATCACCTCTATAACAACTGTCTTTTTACTCGAAAAGGATTTCAACAAGTGACTTCTCCAACTCTGCGTTCCAAATTGCCCTCTACTTGACTTGGTTTCCTAAAAGGAAGTATCGTTATAATCATTTACAGACATAATAGATGTACATTGTGATGAGTATTgagaaatcataaataaacaataaataccATACCTTTCGGAGAGCTTGCGGTCTTCTTAGCAAGTTTGTTTTGATGAGAGACTATCTTCATCCTAGTACTTGTCGCAAATAGCATCCTATCAAACTTAGGAGACCCCTTTGGAATCATTCTGAGTTTTGGTGAACCACTTTCAACCATAgttgtcatatatatacataactTTATTCAACTATTACATGATGACTTATATTATACATGGCTTTATTCAATTATTATATGACTCATGACTAATGTACTTGCTACTGATACTGGACCCACATCTCTTGAGCAATTGAGTCTCAATGTGTTGCCTTCTTCACTACTAGCTGAATTGTCCTAATCACTACTTGGCAAATCAAGGAAGTCTGTTGAGTCGATATTATCTGGTTGATCATCCAACCACAACTCATCTCCTTCAATTTTCCTAATTAGATTGTAAAATATAACGTTTGCAATGagtattttgaattgattCTTCAACTTGTGGAATGTTGCGACATTAAGAATAGGAAAGCGCTTCTTAAGCACTCCTAGAGTCCTTTCCACATGATTCCTTAGTAGCGCATGTCGATGATTGAACAACTCTTTAGGATTTTGTGGTCTTCTATGTCTAGCCCCAAACTCTTTCAAGTGGTATCTGACTCCCCGATACAGTGCTAGAAAAGAAGTGTTTGCATACCCGCCATCAACAAGACAAAACTTGCCTGGAGACACCTTGAATCCTTTGCTCATAGCCGACCTCAACACTCTAGAGTCCGTAGTAGAACCCTCCCATCCACTAGAAACATACGTGATCGTAAGGTCAAAATCACAAGCAATCATAACATTGATGCTCAGTGTTGACTTCCTATTTCTAAAAGGGGTAGTTTTTTCAGAGGCAATTGAAATAGGAAGGGTGAATAGCTAAATTGATCTTTCAAATTTCACCTAAGGCTCAGTTTAGTCCTTGACATTTCAATCTATCCATTTTACtccttaaagttttttttgtttaaacttGTCCTTGGACCCACTTAGAGAAGCACATGGTTAAACCTTATCAACATCTTTCATGGTAAATGACTCTTATACCCCTCATTCACATATGTAAGaacaagggaaaaaatatGCCTTGCTATTTATGCAGTAAAATGATATCTTTAGTAAATTCGATATACCCATCattgtatatacatacatcTAATAATTTTTGTGTATGATGAATTTTTGTACATGTGGGTAATGCACAATCATTtatgtaaaaatgaaaaatgattatTTACTTCCAAGATATGCAATAATTAGCTAAACCCTCATGTGCATTTACTAAAATAATGgagagtacatatataatgttatctatttattttttctagtgtCTGCAATTTCAAGCTAAGGTCAAAAGagacattttataatataaattttgagtgTGATTAGCCACGTGGCACGTTATGTGGGTCCAAGAATGATTTTAAGCCAAAACAAATACTTAGAGGACAcatatgaacaaaataaaagctcAAAAGCTCAAGGATCAAATTGAGCCTATGATAAAACTTAAGGGACTAGATTGGGTATTTAACCAAATAGGAATGTGGGTGACATCAAAGGCACCAAGACAGTCtttgaagaaagaaaagaatctCGGATTTGTGGCAATTTTTGGATGGACCAGATTGCGGTTAGGAGGTTTCATGAATTCGCAAGCAAGGCCTAGCATAACATGCTTGAAGGTGTGCTTTAGGTGGTGGTGAAATGTATCATTGCTGTGGTGAAATTGGATCCGGAGATCCTCATAGGAAGAGTTATGGCTAAGCATCCAAAGAAAGAATCCAAGTTTCTACTCAATTCTTGATTTTCGTATCAAGGACAAGTTCGTTCCTTCGATGGTAATCGGCCAAATAATTGAAGATCCAGGGTTCCATCCAAAAAGCTATCAAACAGTTCCTCACGTGTCCTTAGAGCAACCGACGGACCTCCTCCGCACCCGATATCTCAAGGCTATGACGTTGTTGTTTTTCCCCTCCTCGGTTAGAACCCAAAAGAGAAAGGACAGGGAAAAGAAAGAGCATCATGTCATCgtcgtcctcttcctccctctttctaaCACAATCTCTCAAAGTCATATTCACTGGATTACTATATACCAAAAGAACGTGGTGGTCATATATTTCTTGAAGAATAGGGCAGCCATATAGAACAGGGCACTATCCACAACATTTGagaatgaaattaaataaactgAACAACTGGAACAGTTGTTTACTGGCAGGCTAAACATGGCATATTGGCGTATCAGCTCTGACAATATTGCTAATTTGCTATTATCTTAGAATATACATCATTATCAAATTACCAATAAAACTCAACCACTATAGTTTGGAAGAAAAGAGATGAAAAACTCAGGCGCTATAGTTTGGaataaaagagagaaatcTTATATAAACCTAACGCAAAGAGCAAAACAATGCACAAATAATTTCCTTTGTGCACCAAAGGACAGTTCAACAAGTATTAGATATCGTCTTCAGCAGCACTCGCAGCACTTAAATCCACACTGAGATCAACcgtctggaaaaaaaatggcaagtGGAGTAACATAAGTATGTTGCTGAGTTGAG includes:
- the LOC102705265 gene encoding protein MAK16 homolog A; its protein translation is MSDDVIWHCIRHNHCSFMAKITTGIFCRNPYNATGICNRSSCPLANSRYATIRDHDGIFYLYMKTAERAHLPNKLWERVKLPRNYEKAMEVINKHLEFWPKLLVHKIKQRLTKMTQYRIRMRKLQLKVREKVMTVPRKAAQRHLRRMDKAEKAAQLEKNIESELKERLKKGVYGDIYNYPFKEFDTILEMEKDDLATEEEEEEEVEEYVEGDAMDDIEDMEDFEGLPDGDDGDSDEDDLSDEPVAKKSKGTGSDLRSNIGKKSKKIITEVEDEDTGIKRRTRM
- the LOC102704821 gene encoding phosphatidylinositol N-acetylglucosaminyltransferase subunit A isoform X1, giving the protein MDAQGRRKHRVLMVSDFFFPNFGGVESHIYYLSQCLLKLGHKVVVMTHAYRKRSGVRYVTGGLKVYYVPWKPFLMQNTLPTLFLTFPIVRTILIREKISVVHGHQAFSTLCHEALMHARTMGYKVVFTDHSLYGFADAGSIHMNKVLQFTLADIDQAICVSHTSKENTVLRSGISPQKVFMVPNAVDTAMFTPSPERLSCDEIVIVVISRLVYRKGADLLVEVIPEVCRLFPKVRFIVGGDGPKRVRLEEMREKFSLQDRVQMLGAVPHAQVRSVLISGHIFLNSSLTEAFCIAILEAASCGLLTVSTRVGGVPEVLPDDMVVLAEPAPEDMVRAVKKAIDMLPGIDPQVMHLRMKKLYSWDDVAKRTEIVYDRAMQSPKTDLLERLPRYLRCGAWAGKLFCLVMIINYLLWCLLEYLQPAEAIEEVPDIGPVHARLESVDDMCGNQGKGN
- the LOC102704821 gene encoding phosphatidylinositol N-acetylglucosaminyltransferase subunit A isoform X2 yields the protein MTHAYRKRSGVRYVTGGLKVYYVPWKPFLMQNTLPTLFLTFPIVRTILIREKISVVHGHQAFSTLCHEALMHARTMGYKVVFTDHSLYGFADAGSIHMNKVLQFTLADIDQAICVSHTSKENTVLRSGISPQKVFMVPNAVDTAMFTPSPERLSCDEIVIVVISRLVYRKGADLLVEVIPEVCRLFPKVRFIVGGDGPKRVRLEEMREKFSLQDRVQMLGAVPHAQVRSVLISGHIFLNSSLTEAFCIAILEAASCGLLTVSTRVGGVPEVLPDDMVVLAEPAPEDMVRAVKKAIDMLPGIDPQVMHLRMKKLYSWDDVAKRTEIVYDRAMQSPKTDLLERLPRYLRCGAWAGKLFCLVMIINYLLWCLLEYLQPAEAIEEVPDIGPVHARLESVDDMCGNQGKGN